The sequence below is a genomic window from Phlebotomus papatasi isolate M1 unplaced genomic scaffold, Ppap_2.1 HiC_scaffold_600, whole genome shotgun sequence.
GGCTGCAAAGACAGAAAAGGGGAAGGTTGATGATTTCCTCCGGGGAAACTTTTTTTGCCGTGTCAAGTGGGTAAATTTTCCCTGACACGACCTTTCCACTCCATTGTCATCCCCTTCGTCCCCTTCCAACTTGTCTTAAGGACAGTCCTGAGAAACTACATCATTAAAGTTATGTTATTGTTTCTCAAGACATTCCTTCAGAAAACAATATAGAAGGTTGAGGAGAGAGAGAGGAGATGAGGCTGTGGAGATCTTCTCACCTGCCAGAATGGAGAAGATGAGCTTAAAAACGACTAAAACACTATACTTCATAACGACTTTCTCTCGCGATGATATCATGGCGATCTGGATGATGCAGAAAATGCAAAAGAGCCCCAGGAATGTGCAGCTGAGCGAGGCCACGATGCCACAAATGTAAATGGCTCCTGCAAGGAAATCTCAGTTAATTTCACTGAAATTTGTGATTGTGAAAGATTTCCCTGAGAGAAACTTACTCGTTGGCCTGAAGCGGGAAACTTCTGTGCCGCATTTTTCCCGGCCGTAGGTCAATTTGCTTGCACACTCGCCATGGGCCAAAGTAGCCACGATCGGACTCCCAGCCGCCGATGGGGTTGTCAAAGTAGCCCCAAATTGGCAGACCTATGGCAGTAGCCGCTATGGCAAAGCACACGAAGCCCAGGCAAGTTACGCCGGCGGCGTACAGAGCTGGTTTCCCGGCCATGATTCAGGCATAATGCGTGTCTCCAGCGATTGACTCTGTTGGGGCTTCCTGGATCACTTTTCCCTCCCAATTGTTACCTATCGCTCTGCCCtttctgtaaaaaataaaaagaggaCTTAGAGCCATTGTCTATCATAATATACATCGGATTTCTTATAAAATTCTACGGGGAAAAGGTATAGGGGAAGGAGGGGAAGGCTTGCAGGCCTCGCACACACTTTGGATAAGAACACTTTGGGAATTCAGGATGTCAGGATGTGATTTAGGAAATGTTTGACTATagatagatcagattcattaaagaaatttgagaagaatatgaagtgttcgaagctaaagTTTGTGCGAAGTCTCAACTGTTtgcaaaaagtttgtcaaaaggatttcGATTTGACAATGCTTTTcccacttttccatattcttctttaaaaaaaaaaaacatttattcaaTAAACTTTTATTAAACAACTTTACAAAAACGAGGTAAAAAAAGGTGACAGAGCGTCCTAATTCATAACTTACCTGAAAATTgtctcaaagaaaaaaatttgtaaagaaatgttttttttttaat
It includes:
- the LOC129809325 gene encoding uncharacterized protein LOC129809325, with product MAGKPALYAAGVTCLGFVCFAIAATAIGLPIWGYFDNPIGGWESDRGYFGPWRVCKQIDLRPGKMRHRSFPLQANESHLHLWHRGLAQLHIPGALLHFLHHPDRHDIIARESRYEV